The DNA segment TGCCAAAGGTGTCAGGCTCCTTCCGTATGGACACCCCTCAGGTGCTTTGGGATGGCTCTGTCCACCATATGAAACCCTCTGAGTCTTGCATTTCCATCTAAACCTAGGTATTGGGTTATTATAACAGAAGAGGAATCAATCCTGAAGCTTTTTTGAACGAGATAAAATTTATAGCGAGCGACCCAGATGACAAGCATTTCTTTAATGTCACAGATGAAGCAGCGCTCAAAGACATTGTAGATGCACTGGGGGAAAGGATATTTAGCTTGGAAGGTGAGTGATGCTCCTCCCTGACacgtcccagccagccaggctgcttcAGATGTGCTGTCAGTCCTCTGTTTCCTGAATTTGAACAGGTCACATCGAGGGTTTCCCTAATATCTGTTTGATACAGAACCTAAAATCATACTTTGAATATCTTCATATATAAGGAGTTGTCTTTATTTTGAGCAGTTTGCATCCCTCAAGCATCAGAGGCACAGATCCCTTCTCCTCCAAAGGCCGCCCCATTCCAGCCACTGGTATTTGCAGAGCTCTGGTGGCTCTGTCATTTATAACAAACCTTTGAAATTTGGTATAGGGGTCAGCTGGGTGTCAGCACCTTCCTCATCCATCAAACCCAGCTGGGTTATAAACAGGcaaaacacacacactgacTGCCAGGTTGTTCCTGGGGTGGCAGGCATTGTGGGGTTATGGGGATAATGTGGGGTTTTAAGGATTATTggctgaaattaaatttcaggcaatatttttgttctaaatGACAGTGCTTCTGTCTGCCTTGTGACAAGTTTGTCAGTCTCCAAAACTAAATTTATCTAAATTTCATAGGGAAAGCATGTCCTGGAATGCACAATTGAAACAGAAGATGGAAagctttcactgaaaatgaaatatcttGGGGACTGGGGGAATTTTGGTCAAGCCAGCTCACAAATTCCCCTTAGTTTGTCAGTTACCTCGgtccagccagccccacacTTCTCTGTGGAAGAAAGTTTCCCTAGGTGAGAAGCTTCACCCAGTTGCAATTATAAAGCAAAATCCTCTAAATCCACTTTTTTGTATGATCTTGCAGctaggaaaggagaggagaggagaggagcactctgcagcagagctcccaGTACCTGGTAGCAGCACAAGTTTGTGTACCTGCAGTGATTTAGGTTGAAAGAGGCTGATTTGTGACAGCTGAGCTCCTTTGTGCTCAGGTGGGGCAGGGTGGATGCTCATCCCACCCGATCCACCgagaaaagcaaagctctgcattaaatacaaattttttttatttttttttttctttaaggaaccAACAAGAATGAAATCTCCTTTGGACTGGAAATGTCGCAGACTGGGTTTTCATCGCATGTTGTGGAAGTAAGAGAGTAaatgtgggtttgggttttttttgctcctGCCTGTGCAAGCAGGCACCCTGTGCTTTTTATCATCACCAGCCACTGCAGGTGGGAGATGGGTATTTTGGGCAAATTATTAATCATGAAGCTAGATTGCTAATGTGAGCATAAGGaaggaaatgctgctgctgctgttgttgtaTCCCATGGGAAGGGAACTGCTGGGAGACTGGTGCCTTCCTTAGgaccagcctgcagcagctcctcctgaTGCCACAACCTCTTGGAAAGGACGTGCCGGGATGTGCCATGGAGGAAGGCACTTGTCGGTGATGGGGTGCAGAAGATGGTCAGTCCCCTTCAGCCTGTGAGCTGGCAGGTCCGAGCAAAAAGCCAGCAGGGATTTCTGCTCAGAGTGTTcctggggaggaaaagcaggCTAAAAAGAGAGGAATGGGGAAGCAATGTCATTCCAGCACACTTTAAAATCTCCCTCTTTCCAGGTGTGCTTTGGAGAATggtttgcttggggtttttttcttttcattttcttttccacttgtGAGATTCCTCcccttttctgtaaaatgcacAGTTTCTGGGACCATTTGCTGGTTTTCTCTTCTGCACTCTGCAGCCTCCAATAAGTACATAGTCTAGGGGCTGGGCTTTTAGGGATCCCAATATGTGTTCTGACACAAACCCAGCCCATCGGGTCCCCTCGTCCACTTCAGCATCAATCAACTTTGCCTGCTGGGCAGTGTGGAGGAGAATTGCCTCCACTTGGCAAGAAATACCCTCAAACTACTCCTGCTCTCCCACAGGATGGGATCTTGCTGGGGGCAGTGGGTGCCTACGACTGGAACGGAGCTGTTCTGAAGGAAACCAGCAGTGGGAAGGTCATTCCCTTGCGGGAATCTTATCTTCAGGAGTTCCCGGAGGAGCTGAAAAATCATGGAGCGTATTTAGGTAAGAAAGCCAAATGATGCTCTTCTGCCAGGGCTGAATTCATGATTTTATCCTGAATAATAGGAAGCACAACATATTTCTCGAATGACTAACAGCATCCAGCACTCCCAGTGTAGGCGGTACCGTGCCCGGCTGTTTGCAAGCTCCCGCAGCACCAGATCTGTATTTTCCCTTGCTCAGGTATACAGCACACGTGAGCATCCTCATCCAGGATGAGGTTGTGTTGACCGCGGTGTGCAGCACAAAAGTGATTGAAATGCAGAAGTAGCTCAGGCACCGGCCAGCCCGAGTCATCTGCAGCGCTTACTGGAATGGTTTGAAAAGCAGTGATGAAATTTCATGCCTAGGGAGGAAATACCTGCTGGGTTAATCTGTTCCATGTGTGGCTGTTGAAGCTCTGGAGCAAAAATATCAGCCTGGTTTTCAAAATAGAGCCTCTCTCCAGAGATGTGCGTGTCAGGCTGAGCTGCCCTGTGGCAGGGAGCGGGGTGGGATGCTGTGGGGTCGCCTGCTAGTGTGCCAGGGCTCTCCTCTCGCTGGGGACGTAACAGCCCCTGGACATGTGGATCATCTCTCGGGATAACAGTAGAAAGTCCCCCAGGCTCACTGTGAGTGCATGGCAAGGGgacagctgtggctgtgcaagGGGCACCCGTGACAGTATGTGGGAGTTCAGCTGCGCTCTGTCCTGTTGCCTGGAGTAAGAAATCCAGAAATATTAAGGAAATGCTGGTgcaccctgctgcagagcagcccagctcagcaccgGGACCTGGGGTTTTGAGACTGATGCTCGGCGTAGGGATACCCCTCCAGGAGGGGAACATTTAAGGAAACCGAGACCCCAGGTAAGGCCAATGCCCAGGGGAAGGGGTCCATAAACCCCAGTAATCCCTGGAGGTACTCAAAATTCAACTGCATGTGACCCCAGGTGATCTGATCCAGCTTCAGGGTTGGCTGTGGTTTGAGTTTCTAATAATTAAAGTAACATTTTAGACTGTGAACATGCAGGAACCTGGAGCTGGGTTTGAAAAACAGGATTTTGCAACCCCAGCATTATATTCCTACATAAGCCCATCTGCAATCATGGGCAAGTGCCTCAGCCCAGCGTGCGATGCGTGGTGTTGGTGATGCCAGCGCAGAAAATCACCTGGCTAGGCAGGAAAGAGGGATTGCTCAGGGTCATTTGTTCAGGCAGGGTTATATCCATAAGGACACCTGAGCAATGGTCTCGATGGATTCAGGGCTTTTACTGGACTGTGAATGTTAACTTCGAGCATCAGCAAAGGCTTTCACGCTGGGTTTGGGATGCGGTGTTGCCGGGGTCTGGAAGGAGCAGCGCAGCGGGTGCCACAGCCTCGCGGCGTGCACGCACCTTGCTAGCATTTGTGTAACTGGGTGTGAGCCATGACGTAAAGCACTTATCAGGCCGGCAATCAGACTTGCCTTCAATGAAAGAAGGATTTTCCACAGGGCTTGCCGGCTGCATTCAGCAGTGCCAAATCTCTTGGCATAGCTACAGTTCCCAGGGTCTAGGTAGGACCTGAGCAGGAGACTCAAAGCCCAGGGTCAGGGCACTGGGGTTTATTTGAATGACTTTATCTTTGAAGGAATCTGTGGGGTTTAGCTTCCCAATCTGGGAGGTGGCCAGAGTTGTGTCAGCAGCTGGGGGCTAATGGAAAACAGATCAGCAGGCAGcggctgggagcaggcagggagccgCTCAGCTGTGCTCACCCTGCACCCATCACCCCTTCCAGGTTACACTGTCTCCTCCGTCATATCCACCAAGCATGAGCGTATTTACGTCGCGGGAGCACCCAGATTCAACCACACAGGGAAAGTCATCATCTTCAGCATGCACAACAACCGAAACCTCACCATCCACCAGGCACTGAAGGGAGAGCAGGTAATGCCGGGGCACATGCTGCCAAGGATGCTGCACTGACTTTTCCATGTGGCATGTATGCTCCTCCATCAGTCCTCCCCCTTCATTTTGCAAATTGTTCCATTTAAATGCCTCCACAGTGTAGCACATCCATGGGCAGCTAGGGATGCCTCGGCTGCCGCTGCACCTGTAGCTCCCAACCATGTGGCTGTAGCAGGGACAGGGCTTGCAATGTCCCTGTGGTCCCCACTGGGGAGGGTGGCAGTGCCACTGCATGCCAGGAGCGTTGCTTCCATCCCCTCCTCTGTCTCCTCCAGATCGGCTCCTACTATGGCAGTGAGATCAACTCCCTCGACGTCAATGGCGACGGCGTCACAGATGTCTTGCTGGTGGGAGCCCCCATGTACTTCAgcgagggcagggagagggggaaggtcTATGTCTACACCCTGCGAGAGGTACGTGGCAGCACCGCAGAGCCAGCTGGGGACACCAAAGGGGTCGGGGCATTTGGGTGCTAGCACAGAAACTGTGTCCCCTTGTGTCACCTCCCCGGGGTGGCTCCGGGCTGTGCGCACCCACCAGCTCCCATCAGTCACCACAGGGTATGGCAGCCCAGTCCAAAGGCAACCTCACTGTTGTGGCTGCTGCAAGACTCGAGGAGGATTTGTCTGTTTTTCCTTGTTTACAAACAATCCCAGGGGGGTTGCTTGCTGCCAGCAAAGGGagtccagcctgtgctggagcagagccacCTCGTCTTGAGGCtttgctgctcccagctgcactAGCTTCCCAGCCCTGAGGAGGTGATGCTCGGGGTGCAAGGCGAggtcctgctgctcccagccccaagGAGGTGACACAGGGTACAAGGTGGGGCCTTTGCAACTTGGGTGTCTCTCCGGAGAACCAGTCTCCATCCCCTTTGCCTTCCCCAAACCCATTCCCTCCAAGGGCACTCCTGCGCAGAGGCTGGGCCAGGCGTGGGGttctggggagcagggaggtcAGTCCCTCCACCCTTGCTTCAGGGCACAGAGGGGACATGTGCTGACCATGTCCCCTTCCCCGTAACCCAGCAGTGCACTGGGGCAGGGCCAGCTTTCCTTCTGCCCTCAAATCTCGCTCAAAATGCAGTTTGTGAGCCAAATCCACCAGGCTCCAGAGGCGTGCAGGGCAGCGAGCAGGTCATGCTCTATATCCTTGGCTGCAGAGCCCACCCGGAGCTGCAGGAGTCCCTATATCTAAAGCACAACTTTTATATGCAATTATTTATGTAGGCTGCTATGAAaggaaggcagagcaggggtagggctgctgcagggctcatCCCTCCCCAAGGACGTGCAGAAAGttctgcagccccaggagggctctctcttcctttcttgcaGTGATGTGTGAGCAATTTCCACATCTTGGCTTGCCTCTGAGGGTTTTCTCCTCTTGCCAGGCTTGCTGTTgatggttttggggtttgttgtttgttttttttgtttgtttgtttgtttgtttgttttttgccttctctcttTGGCTGGGCTGGCAGAACCGCTTTGTTTCCAGCGGTGCCCTCGTCGATCTGCAGAGCTACCAGAACTCCCGCTTTGGCTCCTGCATCGCCGCCGTGCCTGACCTCAACCAGGACTCCTACAATGACCTCGTTGTTGGGGCACCTTTGGAGGATGAGCACCAAGGAGCGATATACATCTTCCTCGGCTTCAAAGAGACTGTCGTGAAGAAGTACAAGCAGGTATGGCTCTGGTTGTCCTCATCCTTCATCAGAATAAATAACGTGTGTGCTCATTTTAAGGACTGATAGAGCACAATAAATTCACACACACCATTGCATTGTTAATTATTATTGCCAGATGTTTTCTATTGTGAGGGGTCCAAGACAAAGCAAACATAAGGTACAGAAAACATCCTTGAAATTAGGGGCAATGCTTTGCGTTCAGTGCAATGGATTGCTtatagataaaatatttctctcaCTTGTGAGAAATAGTAGATATGTGGAGTAAACTCAGCAGAAATGTCTGGGTGGTGGCTCTGAAGAGAAACTGCTCTCATTCCCTGGAAAATTGTTTGGTGCAATCGCTTGGAAAGGGGCATCTCCAGTAGCGTGCTGGAGCTCAGCATGGCAAACCCCtcctctgcaggcagggatgctcctgATGGAAACCAgcttggatttttcttctttcctttctagcGGATAGCAGCTGCGGACCTTGCACCAGGCTTGATGTATTTCGGATGCAGCATCCACGGACAACTGGACCTGAACGAAGACGGGCTCATAGACTTGGCCGTCGGCTCCCTGGGGAACGCCGTGCTGTTGTGGTTAGCTGTATCTCACTTGGCACTCTCCTCTGCCTGAACCTCATTGCAACATGCTGACATTTTTCGAGGGAAAACTGATCTCCCCACAACCTGAACCATCTTTCCACAACGACAACCCTCTGTCCGGCAAGGCAGTGGGATTTCAGTGCTGTTGGGCCCTAGAAGGATGTCagagttggttttgtgtttaatttcatCATAAATTCCCCAGGAGTTTCAAACCAGCTAAGTGATTTGTGGTGATTTGCCCAGGCTCCCTTTGGTCTTATTTAACAAGAACAGTTTGGTATTTTCAAATATCGATTAATGTTTGGAAAGTCCCTTGAAGCTGTTAGAATGGAGGGTAGCTGCACCCAGCAGAGGTAGGCCACCCTGGGGTCTGCCTTGGAAAGTGCTACACACATGCAAAGGGCCAAATCTTGCTCTTGGTGCTGAGCTACTTCACTGGCATAAGCAGGAGGCAAATAAGTGCAAGAGATTTGATTTTCAAATGCTACATAGATGAGATGAGAGTAGAGCAGCATGTTGTGGTGGCCTTTGGTTTTCCTCAGCACCTTCTTGATGTTGAGAAAAAGTGTGAAAAAGATGTGGAAAGGGCGGATCTGGAGGTGTGGAAGACTTTTGCAGGATGCTGCAGATGTGTGTGGGCATCCTGCACCGCAGCACATCTCTTGACCCTTGCTTGCCCCGCAGGTCCCGCAGCGTGGTCCAGATCAATGCCAGCATCCGCTTCGAGCCCTCCAAAATCAACATCTTCACCAAGGACTGCAAGCGGAACGGGAAGGATGCCACCTGCATGTCAGCCTTCATCTGCTTCACTGCCGTCTTCCTCTCAGCTCACTTCCAGACAGCCAGCGTCGGTAAGTGACATGGCTGCTCGCGTGACAAAAAGCCCAATTCGTGCGTTGTTTAGGTCTCCAGCCCCGAGGGAGCACCCAGCTTCTGCCAAGGAAAACCATCCAGGAGCGTGGCATGTCTGGAGGAGTGCACATTGTCATCTGCCACATCCCTTTTTACCCACAAATTTGTCCCTGTCATGGCTGATAGAGCAGGGACGGTTAAACGGTGCCAGGAAACATCCCAAGGATACAACCTTACCCATCTTTAACCCCTTCTCTCACCTACACCCTGGGTCTGGGCCCTCCCACAGCTTGCCTTGCCACGGCACGTGTGACAAGGATGTCACCACTACCTCGCcagccagcaggacaggagaggaTGTGCTCGGACCACATCCCGCAGAGCTTGTCCATCCTCcccgctgcagcagcaggacacatCTGCCAACCATATGTTTCCCTAACATCCCAGGGAATCTCTGTGAAGTTACTGGCCAGCTCTGCTATTAAACCCTTGCATGTTGCTGTGACCTCAAGTCTACTGGGCAGATGCCCGTGACTCAGCTGGAGTGGGGGGAAACAACAGAGGCTCAGCCCTCTGCAACCCGGCAGCAAACACTGTCAAAGGAAAACTGGGTCCTGAgcaaagccaaaggaaaagctCCCATCCCCTAGAGCAAGAATTTGGGGTTTGTACTATTGAATCCAGTGTCTTCCTCTTAACTGCTGTCTTTGCGGAGCTTGCAGGATAAAAACTGAGTGCGGCTTcctatatttatttaattttacactTATTTCTACCCAGAAGAGCCACCTCATGGATGCTGTATGAGGGGGTCTGATGTTTGCTCTTGGCTTATGCATGTTTTGCATCACACTGGTGTAGGGGGTGTAAATCCCACCCTGTTTGGGGCTAGGCTGGGgacctttggggtttttttgacagtgCTGCAGGAAGCAAACAATCTCCAGTAAAGCCCGTAGGAGAGGTGGGTGCTCCAGGGTACGATGCCTCCAGAATTGGTACAGACCAGCATGTGAATATATGGGGCGAATAGTTATATATCCCTCTCAGGTTTTATGTGGTGTCTTGTAATAGTGCAATTTTAAAGTTCCTTGTTTGACCTGGAGAGTAGATTCTTTGCTCAACAGAAATGTCTGTTAGAAACAGGCAATGCTAACTAGAACCTGATTTTCCCAATTTTCCCTTAGCATGCTCCCTGCCGCGCTGCTCCTCGCAGGGCCATAGGGGTTTGAGTGCACAAAAGCCTGTTCTTTGACCCGGTGTGATGGCACCCCTCTCCTTCCAGCGCTGCGGTACAATGCCACCATCGACGAGCGCAGGTACACGCCGCGGGCTCACCTGGACGAGAGCGGAGAGCGGCACACACAGAAGGGGCTGGTGCTGCTTTCCAGGCAGGAGCACTGCGACAGGCTCCAGTTCCACGTCTTGGTGAGTGtgcaggaggagaaggctggggtctcctcctctgccagccccggGGGTCAGCCAGCTGCCCAAGCGAAGATGGTCTCCACCTTGTGCAAAACAACGATGCACCGGGATGCGGTCGGAGGAGCCTCGGTGGCTTCACAGGTCTGGAAACGGGCCTCACCCCCCGCCTGCATTTCTTCACGCTGGGTTTGATGTGGTcagggatggagctgctggCACACGGCAGCTGCTGGGTCCCCAAGTGCTGATTTCACTGCAGCCCCAGCTTGCGCTGTGTTCCTTTCCACGAGCCGCTAACCATGCCCTCGGGAAGGGCGTGCACTCCTGAGTCAGGCTGGTCCTCCTGCTCCAAAATTGgtaaaaactcttttttttccatttggaaacAAATGCTTCCATGCCAGTCCCCAGTGCTCTCACCCTCTGCACCCCTCTAATCATCAGGGTCCCTCTCCTTGGGTGCAGGAGCCGGTGAAACTCTCTGCATCACTTGCAGGGAACAGCTGATGCACGAACCTGGCCAAAATCAAACATTCCCAGTGAATGATGAGAATATTGCTGAGGCCAGGGAGGGCCAAGCTGCCAGACTGGCCCAGCCCCAAGCCCCAGCCTGAACCGCCGTGAACTTCTGGGAAATTCCAGTCTGGAGCTAGAGACAGAGCTTGTGATTTAGCCCAAGAAGCATCTCACTTCAGAGCATCTGACTGCACCctgtgcagctggggcagcGCACGGCAAGAGCCCACGGAGCTGCAGGAAAGGTGCAGGTTCATCACCAGCCGTTCAAGCCCTGGGTAAGGGTTGCAGGACAGCTCTGTCCCTACTGGGGACAGCCCTCCCTGGAGCATCCACCTTTCAGAGCCAGCATCTCCAGGATGAAACAGTTCTAGCATCAGCAGACATGTACCTGTGGACAGGTGTTGAGCAGCACCGATGAGCTTGGGTTGTCCCCGTCCCTAAGTGAGGGTTAGCTGGTGAGACAGGGCGATTACACACAATGTCCCAGAttgcaaagcttttatttcacatattcaataatttatttcatatattcaATAATCACACGTGCCTGTAACTGCCTTACCTTGCTCTCTGATGGTGCCTCTCCAAAGCAGGAGCCTTGTCCTTCTCAACGATGCTTTCTGTCTGCCGCAGGACACAGCTGACTACATTAAACCAGTGACGTTCTCCATCGACTATGAGCTGGAGCACCCGGAGAACGGCCCCATGCTGGATGATGGCTGGCCCACCTCACTCAAGGTCTCGGTAGGTAGCAGCACCAACATCCCAGGGTGCCTTTTATCAGGCACTTGGTCAGCAGATTAATCTCTGGATGTATCATTTGCTGCTTTATCTCGGGGCTGTAAACACTGATCCCTCCCATGATCACAATGTGTTTGGCacttgctgcagcctgggatCACCACCTGTGTCCCTTCTCCTTGGAGTACAACCTGGGGCACAAATCATCACCAGGTGGCTCTTGTTGTCTCCCTCAGGTCCCTTTCTGGAATGGGTGCAATGAGGATGAGCACTGTGTCCCTGATCTTGTCCTGGATGCCAAAAGCGATGTGCCCAGTGCCATGTGAGTAGGTCACTCAGAGCGTCCTCCCAACCACTATCACAAACTAGGGAGGGTTTGAAACCCAGCCCCAACCCATGCTCCATAGATTTTGGCATGGTCCTTCATCCAACACCACCAAGAGGTGCTCCTCAGCCCCCCTGCTCACAGTGGGTCTCTGagcctctgcctgctccctgcctggaacacaccagtgtttttcAGGGAATCCACAAAACAACTAATATTTCATGCCATAGCGATGATGTCCAGGGAGACAAATCAGTAAATAACAGGAGGGTGGGGGAATAAATGCAAGGCTGGCATTGCCCACTTGGCGACTACAGGCTTGACtcacacagcagaaataattgTATGCTACATCTCATTGCCTAAAGAGCTTTTAAAGGTTATCCAGGAGCACGGGAGCCTGAACCTCCATCAACAGCAGTGGGCCCTGGACCAAGCTGATGGCCCGTGCTGCTACCTGGGGATTACTTGTATCCCATAATTcagcatttatttctctgtctccTGTAAAGCTCTTGGTCTTGAGGCTGTGACCCGGGGCTCGACCAAGATGGGGTCTGGGACCCCCAGGGCTGCGTTGCGGGAGCTGGAAGTGAGCTGTAGGGTAGGGATTATGTATGGATCTTATGGGCTAGAGTCCTACACATACCCATGGGCAGATGCTGTGGTCTACCGGGGCGTCAGACCTCTAATTTTGTTCCTCCTGAAGCCTGTGGAGCTTTCCCAACAGCATTGGTGGGAACTGGATTGTGCCCTGAAAGAGCAGCTGATACAGAGGTGATTTCTGCTGAGAAATGTGCCATTTTTCTGCCACTTTTGAGGTGATTTGTTGGAATAGAGCTATTCCTTTCAACTGGCACCCTGGTTGCCCTGCCGTTAGAGGCAGAAGGTGGTTCTGGATGTGGCACCATcctacattttcctttcctttcttatttttcataaagaaaacaaatgaacacCCATCAAGTCTGCAAaagcagatgctgctgccatTGCAGAGTCTGCTGGTAAACTTGCCGGCAGTGAGATCTTACCCAGGCTGAAACTAAAACCTTTGCTAACAGGATGGGATCTGGCTTTTCCTTACATCCCAGCTGTAGTAAAAGCTCCTAACTGGGTTTGAGCAAGCTTGGTACCATTAGCTCACAAGCAAAATGATGGCTCACAGGAGGAATTTGTGACTCCTCTTTCCATAGCAGCGCAGCGCAACGGAGGGCGAGCAGGGATTTCCATGCACTACCCTGTGCACCGTGCACGTAAAACTCCTGGGCTGGGTcttggtgcagtgctgcaggcGGCGCTTGCCTGCACCGCTCCCTCCTCTTTGCAGGGACTACTGCCGGCGGGGTCTGCGGAGGGCAGTGCCCGACTGCTCCGCCTTCACCCTCTCCTTCGACGCCTCCGTCTTTGTCATcgagagcagcaggaggagggtggCCGTGGAGGCGGTGCTGGAGAACCGAGGCGAGAACGCTTACAGCACGGTCCTCAACATCTCCTTCTCCAGAAACCTCCAGTTCGCCAGCTTGATCCCCAAGGTGAGGCTGCCGGGGCAGATCCAGGGCTTCCCAAAGGCACTGCTAATCCTGGCTGGATGAGAAAGCTGTGTCCTAAACCAGAGCCCAAAAATGTCTCCATCCCTCATAAATCAGACATGTTTATGGGCTCAGTTTCTAAGCACTTTACAGCCCTTTCAGCTCTTTATTTTGGAAgtataaaaatgtttgaattttAAGAGCCTCTAAGAAGGTCAAATGCAGATGAAATTGTTtccctctttatttttctactccaatagtttaaaaatacttgtttcacATTGCCAAGTTTCCGTCAGGGATGAATTTTTGCAGCTGAGATACAACTCCTGGAAGTCAGGGCTGATAACGGGAACACTGCCGCAGCTCAGCATCCAGCCAGGTGATGCTACTTCCTACAGCTGTCCCCTGGATGAGGCTGTCGTGCCCCTTCCACTCCCACCCTCCCCAATATTTCCCCCCTACCACTCGCTCAGTCTCAGTATGGcttctcccttttcccagtGAGGTTTGGGAAATATGCTGATGCTGCTGAGCCCTCCCTCACCCCCCCACTGACTTCATACCCGCCCGCAGATCCCATgtcctgcatttgtttttctataaGCCATGCCAAGGGAAAATTGTGGGGCATGTTGcccacaaaattttaaaaaatgtgttttctgagaGATTACGCCAAATTAAGTGAAGGGGTAAAACCCTAAGGTGCTAGGTAGCAAGAACGCACCACGCAGCAATGGCTGCAGGAAATTTTTGTAGCTGGTTATAGAAGCATCACTGCTGAGGGGGTCCTAGCTGTTGCTTCTTATAAATAAGCAAATTGCCAGCCGGAGGGGATGGATGTTTGTGTCAGAGGCTTTACAGAGACCCAAATAAAAAGCAACCGTGGCCCCAGAAAGTCCATAATCTGAGCAGATGAGTGGGAGAAAGCTCCGGGCTGTTGCTGATGGCTGTCAGGGTATTTTTGCTTGCCACTGGTGCTGAGATGTCTCAGCTCCTGGGTAGGATTTGTCTGATGGCAGCAGCTTGTACCGAGACATTTGTGGGGTCTAACACAGGGCCAAAAATCAGAATAGCTCATCGTCTCACGGTGGGGATGGATACATACATAGCCTGCATACAACCAGGCTACAACCTCTTGTAGGGTTGCTACAGCTTGGCAGTGGAGGAGGCGGAGCAGGGTTtgtgtcccatcccaccccagcctgtgcttggACATCACTCCTGTGATGGGCAGGagcttccccagcctggctggtgaGCTGGAAAGTCTTCAAGCAGCAGGAACGTATTTGTTGAGACAAGGAGATTAATAGTGCTGCTTAGCTGGTGGCTGTGCAGAATAATAGCTCATGTTATCTCTTGATGTTTCCCTGTGACTCCTCATCAcaggaaaatattcttcttCCCAATTATAGTGCCAAGAGTAGTCAGGTTCATTCATTCACTGCTTTAGTTAGAATTCTAAAGAGGATTTAAATCAGAAAGCTGGAAGATGCTTGCTAGAAATGCCCCTTTTCGGGAATGACCCTAGAAATTCAGCTGCGTGGGAAGGAttcccagcctgcagcaagAGGGgtgggttggtgtttttttccaagagttAAAGCCTGTTTTGAGCCCCACGGGTGTGTTTGCTGCTTTCACAAAGAGCCGGGTCACAGGGGTCGTGCCCAGTGTCATGGATACTTCACGTCCCACTTTAGGATGACACGGACATCAACATCGACTGCATGACTGAA comes from the Falco cherrug isolate bFalChe1 chromosome 7, bFalChe1.pri, whole genome shotgun sequence genome and includes:
- the ITGA11 gene encoding integrin alpha-11 isoform X2, encoding MDLPSGMLLACSLCLLPGFSDTFNIDTRRPKIIAGSKEAFFGYTVQQHDIEGKKWLVVGAPYETNGQQKTGDVYKCPVTSDTHSNCTKLNLGRVTLSNVSERKDNMRLGLSLATNPKDNSFLACSPLWSHECGSSYYTTGMCSRVNSNFRFSKTVAPALQRCQTYMDIIIVLDGSNSIYPWVEVQHFLINILKKFYIGPGQIQVGVVQYGEDVVHEFHLNDYRSVKDVVAAASHIEQRGGTETRTAYGIEFARSEAFQKGGRKGAKRVMIVITDGESHDSPDLEKVIEDSEKDNVTRYAVAVLGYYNRRGINPEAFLNEIKFIASDPDDKHFFNVTDEAALKDIVDALGERIFSLEGTNKNEISFGLEMSQTGFSSHVVEDGILLGAVGAYDWNGAVLKETSSGKVIPLRESYLQEFPEELKNHGAYLGYTVSSVISTKHERIYVAGAPRFNHTGKVIIFSMHNNRNLTIHQALKGEQIGSYYGSEINSLDVNGDGVTDVLLVGAPMYFSEGRERGKVYVYTLRENRFVSSGALVDLQSYQNSRFGSCIAAVPDLNQDSYNDLVVGAPLEDEHQGAIYIFLGFKETVVKKYKQRIAAADLAPGLMYFGCSIHGQLDLNEDGLIDLAVGSLGNAVLLWSRSVVQINASIRFEPSKINIFTKDCKRNGKDATCMSAFICFTAVFLSAHFQTASVALRYNATIDERRYTPRAHLDESGERHTQKGLVLLSRQEHCDRLQFHVLDTADYIKPVTFSIDYELEHPENGPMLDDGWPTSLKVSVPFWNGCNEDEHCVPDLVLDAKSDVPSAMDYCRRGLRRAVPDCSAFTLSFDASVFVIESSRRRVAVEAVLENRGENAYSTVLNISFSRNLQFASLIPKDDTDINIDCMTEDKHPNKRVCNVSYPFFRAKAKVAFRLDFEFSKSIFLPSMEIYLIANSDSEEKESTKEDNFAHLNFQLKYEADLLFTRASSLDYYEIRSNSSLERYDSIGPPFHCTFKLQNLGFFPVEGVTIKLTIPVATRTGNRLLLLTEFVVDQENTTCNIWGNTTDYQRTPTAEDLSRTTLLNHSNSDIISIDCNVKLAPNEEMNLHLRGNLWMKSLKALKFKSLKLTMNAALQRRFGSPFIFREEDPSRQITFEISKPEESQIPIWIILGSTLGGLLLLALLVLALWKVFTY